From Coffea arabica cultivar ET-39 chromosome 10e, Coffea Arabica ET-39 HiFi, whole genome shotgun sequence, one genomic window encodes:
- the LOC140015205 gene encoding uncharacterized protein, with product MVLYEALYGRKCHSLIFWDEVGERKVLDSTTVPWIEEAVEKVKIIRQRIQTAQSRQKSYADHRRKDLEFEEGDMVFLKVTPLRGTIAAKKGKKLKPRYIGPYRIQRRVGTVTYQLELPANMSRIHNVFHVSLLKKYYPDPAYILHTEDVELDETLTYEE from the coding sequence ATGGTACTGTATGAAGCACTATATGGACGTAAGTGTCACTCACTGATCttttgggatgaagttggcgaaaGAAAGGTCTTGGATTCGACTACGGTCCCATGGATCGAAGAAGCAGTAGAGAAAGTTAAAATTATTCGCCAGAGAATACAGACGGCTCAGAGTCGGCAGAAAAGTTACGCCGATCACCGAAGAAAGGATCTGGAGTTCGAAGAGGGCGACATGGTATTTCTCAAGGTAACACCACTCCGAGGAACGATTGCGGCCAAGAAGGGGAAGAAGTTGAAGCCCCGATATATAGGACCGTATAGGATTCAACGGCGAGTCGGGACAGTGACGTATCAGTTGGAGTTACCAGCTAATATGTCCCGAATCCACAATGTCTTTCACGTCTCGTTATTGAAGAAGTATTATCCAGATCCCGCATACATCCTACACACAGAGGACGTCGAGTTAGACGAGACCCTCACCTATGAAGAGTAA